A window of the Scyliorhinus torazame isolate Kashiwa2021f chromosome 12, sScyTor2.1, whole genome shotgun sequence genome harbors these coding sequences:
- the tnfaip1 gene encoding BTB/POZ domain-containing adapter for CUL3-mediated RhoA degradation protein 2, with product MSGDTCLTSLYPSSGAKPKAISFKRGSMGNKYIRLNVGGSLYYTTVQILTRHDTMLKAMFSGRMEVLTDKEGWILIDRCGKHFGTVLNYLRDDLINLPKSRREIKELLAEAKYYLIQGLVDVCQTALQEKNECCEVACTIPMITSPKEEERLIETCAKPVVKLLHNRSNNKYSYTSNSDDNLLKNIELFDKLSLRFNGRVLFMKDVLGDEICCWSFYGQGRKLAEVCCTSIVYATEKKQTKVEFPEARIYEETLNVLLYEARRVPDNLLLEATSRTSGQASHSEDEEALEVRDRVRRIHVKRYSSYDDRPLGHQAAYRD from the exons ATGTCTGGAGACACCTGCTTAACATCATTGTACCCGTCTTCTGGAGCCAAACCTAAAGCAATCAGCTTTAAAAGAGGGAGCATGGGAAACAAGTACATCCGATTAAATGTTGGCGGATCTCTGTATTATACCACTGTTCAGATTTTAACCAGACATGATACTATGCTTAAGGCAATGTTTAGTGGAAGAATGGAAGTGCTCACTGACAAGGAAG GTTGGATTCTTATTGACCGTTGTGGCAAACATTTTGGCACTGTTTTGAACTACCTGCGGGATGACTTGATTAACCTTCCAAAGAGTAGACGGGAAATAAAGGAGCTGTTGGCAGAGGCTAAATATTACCTCATTCAGGGCCTAGTGGATGTCTGTCAGACTGCTTTGCAG GAAAAGAATGAATGCTGTGAAGTTGCGTGCACAATCCCCATGATCACCTCGCCGAAGGAGGAAGAACGACTAATTGAAACATGCGCTAAG CCAGTTGTGAAGCTGCTACATAACAGAAGCAACAACAAGTATTCCTATACTAG CAACTCTGATGACAATTTGTTGAAGAACATTGAACTATTCGACAAGCTATCCCTGCGATTTAACGGAAGAGTGCTTTTTATGAAGGACGTCTTGGGAGATGAGATCTGTTGCTGGTCGTTTTATGGGCAGGGCCGCAAGCTTGCTGAGGTTTGCTGTACTTCAATTGTGTATGCAACAGAAAAGAAACAAACTAAG GTTGAATTTCCAGAAGCACGAATTTATGAAGAGACGTTAAATGTCTTGCTTTATGAAGCGCGACGTGTACCTGATAACTTGTTGTTGGAGGCTACTAGTCGAACATCCGGTCAGGCATCGCACAGCGAAGATGAAGAGGCTTTGGAAGTTCGAGATCGCGTGCGCAGAATACATGTGAAAAGATACAGCTCTTATGATGACAGACCTCTTGGACACCAGGCTGCCTACAGAGACTAA